CTGGCATTTTCATTCTTAATTCTTGATCAACAttgaaataaaaagaattcccTTCTATCGATGGGTCAATCCAGTGCAACGAACCTTTCCAAAATACTCCACTTTTATAGAGGAAGCTACGACGAGGTGCAGAAAAAACATCTCCATAAAGCTTCCAAGTAGCAGTTTCAGATGAGTATATCTCCAATTGAAGATCCGCATTGGTATCAGAATCTTCAGGTTGTTTGGTGAACCAAATGCAAACAACTTTGTAGTGTGGTGAACTGTGTGGATCGTATGCCAAGCTGACACTAGAATACCCAACGAAACCCTTTTCTTTTCCCTGAGATCCACACACAATAGACCGAAATTGTTTAGTAAAAGGATTGCAAACGTAATAGGTGCGCTCCAAGAAACTTGCTCTAATGCTGCTACAACATatcagaccattgcaagattggTCAATTCTTATACCTTTCGGATCCTGaataaaatctagggtttcaaaaGGGGCAGCGGATGAGGAGGACCCATCTAGCGAAACGAATTCCAGTTCCGGTTGATTTGTATGTAAAATTAGCCCATTGACTGGATGTGGGTATTGATGACAATGTTCCCTAGCAAAAAATGGATCAGATATAACGGATCGCCATTTTTTGGAAACGAGTTTGAACTGAAGCAGAATTTTAATTGGTAAACGCGACAAAATCTGTATCAAGATATCAACACTGCTAACTACAAGAGAGAGTGATGATGGATTCTCATGAGGATTCATCACACAAGTAGAAATTGGATTCATCTCTTGAACAGTAAATAATGTAAATCAACAAAttctaaattttggaatccaGAATATACCTCTCAGTTGCATCAAATCATTTACTTTGAAGCTCAAGCGATCATTATTTTTGCAAGCTCCATACATAAGAAAACCCTAACTGTCGTTCCTTCCTTTCTGATTCAACTTCCATCGACCCCAATTTAAGAAAAATTGGGAAGGGGGTGTTCGAGTCAAGTCAAACTGTGTCAAGTTCGGTCAAGCCAAGTCAATACTAAGCTGCATAACAGCCGCCGCAACCATGTAGCCACGGGGAGAATGCCAATGGCTCAAATGATCACCCACCCGGAGGCCAGGGCTTTAGCCCTAGTAATAGCTTTAAAATCCTAAATGAGTGGATTTAGGAGTAGTCTAGCACCAGTGTT
This Papaver somniferum cultivar HN1 unplaced genomic scaffold, ASM357369v1 unplaced-scaffold_12609, whole genome shotgun sequence DNA region includes the following protein-coding sequences:
- the LOC113331695 gene encoding F-box protein At5g07610-like is translated as MNPISTCVMNPHENPSSLSLVVSSVDILIQILSRLPIKILLQFKLVSKKWRSVISDPFFAREHCHQYPHPVNGLILHTNQPELEFVSLDGSSSSAAPFETLDFIQDPKGIRIDQSCNGLICCSSIRASFLERTYYVCNPFTKQFRSIVCGSQGKEKGFVGYSSVSLAYDPHSSPHYKVVCIWFTKQPEDSDTNADLQLEIYSSETATWKLYGDVFSAPRRSFLYKSGVFWKGSLHWIDPSIEGNSFYFNVDQELRMKMPDYRSVPKVEDRVMVKFFGECRGHLHLIVSPASLSSFEVLEMETDYTGWNVKYHVSPQELIILYPRPPDFDVLLVEEVESNSSKIVLLIQDKVFSYDIQDKSFKEIHRLAPGLGVFLILCFISVRIREGACWTSRER